From the Pseudoalteromonas tunicata genome, one window contains:
- a CDS encoding outer membrane beta-barrel protein yields the protein MRAIIFSILVLFSVNAHSNDFQFGASTILSDYDAEYEGSYKINVAYLFDDNFSVEASYIKLGTNSDGDGNEEFDAKGIAIMGIYKYPINDFALYAKLGALKWKEEGFYNIWWETELPKRKVPAKDNGTDAIYGVGISYSLTNNIAVKFEIDETDFNAGTLLIGLGFDISF from the coding sequence ATGCGTGCAATAATCTTCTCAATACTGGTTCTTTTTAGTGTTAACGCTCACAGTAATGACTTTCAATTCGGTGCCAGCACTATACTGTCAGATTACGATGCTGAATATGAGGGATCTTATAAAATCAATGTTGCTTATTTGTTTGATGATAATTTCTCGGTAGAGGCAAGTTACATTAAATTAGGTACTAACAGTGATGGTGATGGTAACGAGGAGTTTGATGCCAAAGGCATTGCTATCATGGGTATTTATAAATACCCAATTAATGATTTTGCACTGTATGCAAAGTTAGGTGCGTTGAAATGGAAAGAAGAGGGGTTTTATAATATTTGGTGGGAAACTGAGCTACCTAAAAGGAAAGTGCCTGCAAAAGATAATGGTACTGATGCTATTTATGGGGTCGGTATCAGCTACAGCTTAACCAATAATATTGCAGTTAAATTTGAGATAGATGAAACAGACTTTAATGCTGGTACCCTTTTAATTGGCTTAGGGTTTGATATTTCTTTTTAA
- a CDS encoding DUF1294 domain-containing protein: MARFSLYLANSMLIILVLGAWFNLLPKFIAILYLVLSTVTFIIYWFDKRQAKKAEQRISERTLHIFALIGGWPGAALAQQLLRHKSHKRPFRIIFWFTLMANLALFITLLSPAGKALLIWLNQFS, from the coding sequence ATGGCTAGATTTTCACTCTACTTGGCTAACAGCATGCTAATCATCCTAGTATTAGGTGCTTGGTTTAATCTTTTGCCCAAATTTATTGCCATACTGTATCTAGTTTTAAGCACAGTAACGTTTATTATTTATTGGTTCGATAAACGTCAGGCAAAAAAAGCAGAACAACGCATATCTGAACGTACTTTGCACATTTTTGCGCTTATCGGCGGCTGGCCAGGAGCCGCTTTAGCGCAACAGTTACTTCGTCATAAATCCCATAAGCGCCCATTTAGAATCATATTTTGGTTTACTTTAATGGCGAATCTAGCGCTATTCATCACTTTACTATCACCTGCTGGTAAAGCTTTACTTATCTGGCTTAACCAATTTAGCTAG
- a CDS encoding trypsin-like peptidase domain-containing protein, whose translation MLTKIKFLLVPIFVGLALAFIVLLFMPSLRPLQWQNATVSDAITSSHLSFANAVKRASPAVVTIYSETFTNQPRYMRGQNSIQELGSGVIMSDKGYILTNYHVINNADQVMITLTDGRQFNDVQLIGFDTVTDLALLKIEAQHLPVIPIDDKFVPQVGDVVLAIGNPLNLGQTITQGIISATGKQNLPQKSSHSNLLQMDAAINVGNSGGALVNSNGILVGINSAQFKAQRNIDIQGIFFAVPYFLAKEVMNKLIKHGQVVRGYLGFNADPVDNTGKQLTNPLTPIFGMQLNSIDPLGPAWQAGLKEGDIVVKIDNKKIVNLQLTLEQIADTLPESIIMFEVYRDGQPLQINVKVGKLEPVL comes from the coding sequence GTGCTAACAAAAATAAAATTTCTTTTAGTGCCTATCTTTGTCGGATTGGCTTTAGCATTTATTGTTTTGCTATTTATGCCAAGTTTGCGTCCATTACAATGGCAAAATGCAACTGTTTCTGATGCGATTACCAGTAGCCATTTAAGTTTTGCCAACGCTGTTAAACGTGCCTCGCCAGCTGTGGTAACCATATATTCAGAAACATTCACTAATCAGCCTCGCTATATGCGCGGTCAAAATAGTATTCAAGAATTAGGATCAGGCGTGATTATGTCTGATAAAGGATATATTTTAACTAATTACCATGTGATCAATAATGCCGATCAAGTGATGATCACTTTGACTGATGGCCGCCAATTTAATGATGTCCAACTAATTGGTTTTGATACAGTCACCGATTTAGCTTTATTAAAAATTGAAGCTCAACACCTCCCGGTTATTCCAATTGACGATAAATTTGTGCCTCAAGTAGGTGATGTTGTATTGGCGATTGGCAACCCACTTAATTTAGGTCAAACCATTACGCAAGGAATTATTAGCGCTACGGGTAAACAAAACTTACCGCAAAAAAGTTCACACAGTAATTTGCTGCAAATGGATGCCGCTATCAATGTTGGTAATTCTGGCGGCGCCTTAGTGAATTCAAATGGTATTTTAGTCGGTATAAACTCTGCACAATTTAAAGCACAGCGCAACATTGATATCCAAGGAATTTTCTTTGCAGTTCCGTATTTTTTAGCCAAAGAAGTGATGAATAAATTAATCAAACATGGCCAAGTTGTACGTGGTTATCTAGGTTTTAATGCCGACCCTGTTGATAACACAGGAAAACAGCTCACCAATCCACTCACTCCAATCTTTGGCATGCAGTTAAACTCTATCGACCCACTCGGCCCGGCTTGGCAAGCAGGCTTAAAAGAAGGTGATATTGTAGTAAAAATCGACAATAAAAAAATCGTTAATTTACAGCTTACTTTGGAGCAAATTGCCGATACTTTACCCGAAAGCATCATCATGTTTGAAGTTTATCGAGACGGGCAGCCACTGCAGATTAATGTTAAGGTTGGCAAACTTGAGCCTGTTTTATAA
- a CDS encoding Do family serine endopeptidase: MKTKLSLLSAIMLSSSLLIAPSISYAKLPVAVDGQQLPTLAPMLEKVTPGVVSIQVSGAKEVRRRVDPFDFFFGNPQQRQPQSQKQPFNGLGSGVIINADEGYVVTNNHVIQDAEKIIITLEDGREYEAKLIGTDQEADIALLQIKAENLTALKLADSDKLRVGDFSVAIGNPFGLSHTVTSGIVSALGRSGLNIEGFEDFIQTDAAINQGNSGGALVNLNGELIGINTAILGASGGNVGIGFSIPSNMMKNLVDQIIEHGEVRRGSLGIEGRTLDAGIAKAQDIDLKQGAYVFKVVDDSAAAEAGIQAGDVIVSIDKADVHSFPELRSKVATLGEGKTVKLGIYRDGKVKSVKVTLRGNTVASAAADKMHPRLQGALLEATKDNTGIVVKEIQDRSPAARVGLEEGDIIMQVNRKRVTTINELARAIDDINGNIVLGVKRGDNSIFVLIQ; this comes from the coding sequence ATGAAAACAAAATTATCCCTTTTGAGTGCAATTATGCTTTCTTCAAGTCTGTTGATTGCACCCTCTATTTCTTATGCAAAATTACCAGTTGCAGTTGATGGTCAGCAACTTCCAACACTTGCACCTATGCTCGAAAAAGTCACACCCGGTGTCGTGAGTATTCAAGTTTCAGGTGCAAAAGAAGTACGTCGTCGTGTTGACCCGTTTGACTTCTTTTTTGGAAATCCCCAGCAGCGCCAACCACAAAGTCAAAAACAACCTTTTAATGGTTTAGGCTCCGGCGTTATTATCAATGCTGATGAAGGTTATGTTGTTACCAACAATCATGTAATTCAAGACGCTGAAAAAATTATTATTACCCTCGAGGATGGCCGTGAATACGAAGCCAAGCTAATAGGCACAGATCAAGAAGCCGACATCGCATTACTGCAAATTAAAGCTGAAAATCTAACAGCATTAAAATTAGCAGATTCAGACAAACTGCGCGTGGGTGATTTCTCTGTTGCAATTGGTAACCCATTCGGTCTGAGCCACACAGTAACATCAGGTATTGTCAGTGCGCTAGGTCGTAGCGGCCTTAACATTGAAGGTTTTGAAGACTTTATTCAAACAGACGCTGCTATCAACCAAGGTAATTCAGGTGGTGCATTAGTAAACCTTAACGGTGAGCTTATCGGTATTAATACCGCTATTTTAGGTGCATCTGGCGGTAATGTTGGTATTGGTTTCTCAATTCCATCTAACATGATGAAAAATTTAGTTGATCAAATTATTGAGCACGGCGAAGTACGCCGCGGATCGCTGGGGATCGAAGGTCGAACTTTAGATGCAGGTATTGCCAAAGCGCAAGATATAGATTTAAAACAAGGCGCTTATGTCTTTAAAGTTGTTGATGATTCAGCAGCTGCAGAGGCTGGCATTCAAGCGGGTGATGTCATTGTAAGCATTGACAAAGCCGACGTTCACAGCTTCCCTGAACTACGCAGTAAAGTAGCAACCTTAGGTGAGGGTAAAACCGTTAAGCTTGGAATTTACCGCGATGGCAAAGTTAAAAGCGTAAAAGTAACTCTACGAGGTAATACTGTTGCGTCAGCTGCTGCAGACAAAATGCACCCACGTTTACAAGGTGCATTACTTGAAGCAACTAAAGATAACACCGGCATTGTGGTTAAAGAGATCCAAGATCGCTCACCCGCTGCGCGTGTTGGTCTTGAAGAAGGCGACATTATTATGCAAGTAAATCGCAAACGCGTTACGACTATCAATGAACTTGCTCGTGCAATCGATGATATAAACGGCAATATTGTGTTAGGTGTTAAACGCGGTGACAATTCAATTTTTGTCTTAATTCAGTAA
- a CDS encoding YhcB family protein has protein sequence MTTAIWLTVVIIVAFSCFFLGVVLTKRQYEHDELEKEVEKAQHNLEQYKQDVADHLANTNKLVTKMRDNYEQLVNHVQETNRILLTEQTKETIPFFSKETTEQLHASLDKLEKPKSKPEALESQPTDYAEGKSGLFVDNRSNKKQTEKA, from the coding sequence ATGACAACAGCGATTTGGTTAACCGTAGTTATTATTGTTGCGTTCAGCTGTTTTTTTCTTGGTGTTGTACTAACAAAACGCCAATACGAACACGATGAGCTCGAAAAAGAAGTCGAAAAAGCCCAGCACAATCTTGAACAATATAAACAAGATGTTGCCGACCATTTAGCGAATACGAATAAACTCGTGACAAAAATGCGCGACAACTACGAGCAACTAGTGAATCACGTGCAAGAAACCAATCGAATTTTACTGACAGAGCAAACAAAGGAAACCATTCCCTTTTTCTCAAAAGAAACAACCGAGCAATTACATGCCTCGTTAGATAAATTAGAAAAACCAAAAAGCAAACCAGAGGCTCTTGAAAGCCAACCAACAGATTACGCTGAAGGTAAATCGGGACTTTTTGTCGACAATCGCTCAAATAAGAAGCAAACAGAAAAAGCTTGA
- the zapE gene encoding cell division protein ZapE, with protein MTPWQKYQQDLTREDFLYDAAQENAVRHLQRLYDDLTTSQPKETGFFDKFFKKKTTRSIKGLYFWGGVGRGKTYLVDTFFDALPGERKMRVHFHRFMHRVHQELKLLHDVKNPLETIADKFKSEVDIICFDEFFVQDITDAMLLGGLMQALFKRNIILVATSNIIPNDLYRNGLQRARFLPAIVLVLANTEVVNVDSGIDYRLRTLEQAEIYHSPLDEQADKNLFEYFAKLSPEPGTANKQVKIEGRTLKTRMEADSIVMFDFSELCETARSQVDYMEISRIYHTVLLSNVKQMGQNNDDAARRFIALVDEFYERNVTLIISAALPIEQLYSEGLLNFEFKRCISRLQEMQSLEYLSQPHLA; from the coding sequence ATGACTCCTTGGCAAAAATATCAGCAAGATTTAACTCGCGAAGACTTTCTTTACGACGCAGCTCAAGAAAATGCAGTGCGTCATCTCCAGCGTCTATATGATGATCTTACAACATCGCAGCCAAAAGAGACGGGTTTTTTTGATAAATTTTTCAAGAAGAAAACGACTCGTTCAATCAAAGGTTTATATTTTTGGGGGGGAGTGGGAAGAGGTAAAACTTACCTAGTTGATACCTTTTTTGATGCCTTGCCGGGCGAGCGAAAAATGCGTGTGCATTTTCATCGTTTTATGCACCGTGTACATCAAGAATTAAAACTATTACACGATGTTAAAAACCCGCTTGAAACCATCGCGGACAAGTTTAAAAGTGAAGTTGATATTATCTGTTTTGATGAGTTTTTTGTGCAAGATATCACAGATGCAATGTTGCTCGGTGGTTTGATGCAAGCATTGTTCAAGCGAAATATTATTTTAGTGGCTACTTCTAATATCATTCCAAATGATCTTTATCGTAATGGCTTGCAACGGGCGCGTTTTTTACCCGCAATTGTTTTAGTGTTGGCCAATACCGAAGTCGTTAATGTTGATTCTGGGATTGATTATCGTTTGCGTACGTTAGAGCAAGCAGAAATTTATCATAGTCCGCTTGATGAGCAGGCTGATAAAAACTTATTTGAATATTTTGCAAAGTTATCGCCAGAGCCGGGCACTGCTAATAAGCAGGTTAAAATTGAAGGCCGCACGCTTAAAACCCGGATGGAAGCAGATAGCATTGTGATGTTTGATTTTAGTGAACTTTGTGAAACGGCTCGCAGCCAAGTCGATTACATGGAAATAAGTCGGATTTATCACACCGTCCTTTTATCTAATGTAAAACAGATGGGACAAAACAACGATGATGCTGCAAGGCGTTTTATTGCACTAGTCGATGAATTTTATGAACGTAATGTCACCTTGATTATCTCTGCGGCCTTACCTATCGAGCAATTATACAGCGAAGGGCTATTAAATTTTGAATTTAAACGCTGTATTAGTCGCCTGCAAGAAATGCAGTCATTGGAATATTTATCGCAACCGCATTTAGCTTAA
- the rplM gene encoding 50S ribosomal protein L13: MKTFVAKPETVKRDWYVVDAEGKTLGRIATEIASRLRGKHKAEYTPHVDTGDYIIVINAEKVTVTGNKAAAKMYYAHTGFPGGLKSTTFEKLQAHKPEMIIEKAVKGMLPRGPLGRAMYRKLKVYAGTEHNHAAQQPQVLDI; encoded by the coding sequence ATGAAAACGTTTGTTGCTAAGCCAGAAACTGTAAAACGTGACTGGTACGTAGTTGACGCTGAAGGTAAAACTTTAGGTCGTATCGCTACTGAGATTGCTTCTCGCTTACGTGGTAAGCACAAAGCTGAATATACTCCGCATGTAGATACTGGTGATTACATCATCGTTATCAATGCAGAGAAAGTTACTGTAACTGGTAACAAAGCTGCGGCTAAAATGTACTATGCTCACACAGGTTTCCCTGGTGGTCTTAAATCGACAACTTTCGAAAAACTTCAAGCTCACAAGCCTGAAATGATTATCGAGAAAGCGGTTAAAGGCATGTTACCACGTGGACCTTTAGGCCGTGCAATGTACCGTAAACTTAAAGTTTACGCTGGTACTGAGCATAACCATGCTGCACAACAGCCTCAGGTTCTAGACATTTAA
- the rpsI gene encoding 30S ribosomal protein S9 yields MANQYYGTGRRKSSSARVFLRPGTGNIVINKRSIEEYFGRETSRMVVRQPLELVGMVEKFDLYITVAGGGNTGQAGAIRHGITRALMEFDESLRPALRKAGFVTRDARKVERKKVGLHKARKRPQFSKR; encoded by the coding sequence ATGGCAAATCAATACTACGGTACAGGTCGTCGTAAAAGTTCAAGTGCTCGCGTATTCTTACGCCCAGGCACTGGCAACATCGTAATCAATAAACGTTCTATTGAAGAATATTTTGGTCGCGAAACTTCTCGCATGGTTGTTCGTCAACCATTAGAGTTAGTTGGTATGGTTGAAAAGTTTGACCTATACATCACTGTTGCAGGTGGTGGTAATACAGGACAAGCTGGTGCAATCCGTCACGGTATTACACGTGCACTTATGGAGTTCGACGAATCATTACGTCCAGCACTTCGTAAAGCAGGTTTTGTTACTCGTGATGCTCGTAAAGTTGAGCGTAAGAAAGTGGGTCTACACAAAGCGCGTAAACGTCCACAATTCTCAAAACGTTAA
- the petA gene encoding ubiquinol-cytochrome c reductase iron-sulfur subunit, translating to MSNAPVDNSRRRFLTIATSVVGGVGAAGAAVPFIASWNPSERAKSAGAPVEVDISKLEPGQLIRVEWRGKPVWVVYRTPKMLEQMKAHEGQLRDPQSEQPQQPEFAKNGYRSKREEIFVAVGICTHLGCSPSFLQGGFGEKVEGTDDGFFCPCHGSKFDLAGRVFQSVPAPLNLEIPPYIFTDETTIVVGAEEGAA from the coding sequence ATGAGCAATGCGCCTGTAGACAATAGCCGACGTCGCTTTTTAACCATCGCTACCTCTGTTGTAGGTGGTGTTGGTGCGGCCGGAGCTGCTGTTCCTTTTATTGCGTCATGGAATCCAAGTGAGCGAGCCAAATCTGCAGGTGCGCCTGTTGAAGTGGATATCAGCAAACTTGAGCCAGGACAATTAATTCGTGTAGAGTGGCGAGGCAAGCCTGTATGGGTTGTATATCGCACACCAAAAATGCTTGAGCAAATGAAAGCGCATGAAGGTCAACTTCGTGATCCGCAATCAGAACAGCCTCAACAACCTGAGTTCGCGAAAAACGGTTACCGTTCAAAGCGTGAAGAAATTTTTGTTGCTGTGGGTATTTGTACTCACCTCGGCTGTTCTCCAAGCTTCCTACAAGGTGGTTTTGGTGAAAAAGTTGAAGGCACAGACGATGGTTTCTTCTGTCCTTGTCACGGTTCTAAGTTTGATTTAGCTGGTCGAGTATTCCAATCGGTCCCTGCGCCATTAAATTTAGAAATCCCGCCTTATATTTTTACAGACGAAACCACAATTGTTGTGGGTGCTGAAGAAGGGGCTGCCTAA
- a CDS encoding cytochrome b, with protein sequence MFANLVDWIDKRIPMTRVWNMHIAQYPAPKNFNFWYFFGSLAMLVLVNQIVTGIWLTMNFVPSSEGAFASVEYIMRDVEYGWLLRYLHSTGASAFFIVVYMHMFRGMIYGSYQKPRELLWLFGMFIFLALMAEAFMGYLLPWGQMSFWGAQVIISLFGAIPVIGDDLTLWIRGDYVISGATLNRFFALHVIALPLVIVILVFLHIVALHEVGSNNPDGVEIKRKKGSVAEEDKPKFKFHEYYTDKKDIVDAIPFHPYYTVKDIVGVVGFLILFCWVVFFAPAMNGFFLEGPNFEPANPLKTPAHIFPVWYFTPFYAILRAIPDKLIGVAAMGASIVVLALLPWIDRGSVRSIRYRCAFHKWNIAQFVVTFVILGWVGATPQTDFKTLLSQITTVTYFMFFVLLFVYSKNEKTKPLPERLTK encoded by the coding sequence ATGTTTGCAAATTTGGTTGATTGGATTGATAAACGCATTCCAATGACACGTGTATGGAACATGCATATTGCACAGTATCCTGCGCCAAAAAACTTTAACTTTTGGTACTTTTTTGGTTCGTTAGCCATGTTAGTACTAGTTAACCAAATCGTCACTGGTATTTGGTTAACAATGAATTTCGTTCCTTCTTCTGAAGGTGCTTTTGCCTCTGTAGAATACATCATGCGTGATGTTGAATATGGCTGGCTGCTTCGTTATCTTCATTCTACAGGTGCTTCAGCATTCTTCATCGTTGTGTATATGCACATGTTCCGCGGTATGATTTACGGCTCTTATCAAAAGCCTCGTGAATTACTGTGGTTATTCGGTATGTTTATTTTCTTAGCGTTAATGGCTGAAGCATTCATGGGGTATTTATTGCCATGGGGTCAAATGTCATTCTGGGGTGCTCAGGTAATTATTTCGTTATTTGGTGCTATTCCGGTAATTGGTGATGATTTAACACTTTGGATCCGTGGTGATTATGTTATCTCGGGTGCAACCTTAAACCGTTTCTTTGCGCTTCACGTTATTGCTTTACCACTTGTAATTGTAATTTTAGTGTTTTTACACATTGTTGCATTACATGAAGTAGGTTCAAATAACCCTGATGGTGTTGAAATTAAACGTAAAAAAGGTTCTGTTGCTGAAGAAGACAAACCTAAGTTTAAATTCCATGAATATTACACGGATAAAAAAGATATCGTTGATGCGATTCCTTTCCACCCTTATTACACAGTAAAAGATATTGTTGGTGTAGTTGGCTTCTTAATTTTGTTCTGTTGGGTTGTTTTCTTTGCTCCGGCAATGAATGGTTTCTTCTTAGAAGGTCCAAACTTTGAACCTGCAAATCCACTTAAAACCCCAGCGCATATTTTCCCAGTTTGGTATTTTACGCCTTTCTATGCGATTTTACGTGCAATCCCAGATAAACTAATTGGTGTTGCTGCAATGGGTGCGTCAATTGTAGTACTTGCTCTTTTACCTTGGATTGACCGTGGTTCAGTGCGCTCTATTCGCTACCGTTGTGCATTCCATAAATGGAATATCGCTCAATTTGTTGTAACGTTTGTGATTTTAGGTTGGGTGGGTGCGACTCCTCAAACTGATTTCAAAACATTGTTATCACAAATTACAACCGTAACTTATTTCATGTTCTTCGTTTTATTGTTTGTTTACAGTAAAAATGAAAAAACTAAGCCATTGCCAGAGAGGTTGACGAAATGA
- a CDS encoding cytochrome c1 gives MIKKLAIGLFALSASVASTLAVAAGPEVPLMHANNDITDKASLQRGAKLFLNYCLGCHQMQYQRYERTFRDIGIPTEIGQEQLIFDGSKVGSHILNAIDPKDAAKWFGATPPDLTLVDRVRGTDWVYTYLKSFYKDETRPFGVNNIVFPSVGMPHVLQELQGLPTPVTHEVEEHGHKVTKIVGTETDGSGEMSTDEYDHAVRDITNFLAYVGEPSRLESEAIGIKVIGFLFILFILAFLLKKEYWRDVH, from the coding sequence ATGATCAAGAAGCTAGCTATCGGTTTATTTGCTCTTTCTGCATCTGTTGCCTCTACTCTAGCTGTTGCTGCCGGACCGGAAGTGCCTTTGATGCACGCCAATAACGACATCACAGATAAGGCATCATTACAGCGTGGCGCTAAATTATTCTTGAATTACTGTTTAGGTTGTCACCAAATGCAGTATCAACGATATGAACGTACTTTTCGTGATATCGGTATTCCAACTGAAATTGGACAAGAACAATTAATTTTTGATGGTTCTAAAGTAGGTAGCCACATTTTAAATGCCATCGATCCAAAAGATGCAGCTAAATGGTTTGGTGCCACACCACCAGATTTAACCTTAGTTGATCGAGTTCGTGGTACAGATTGGGTTTACACCTATTTAAAATCATTTTATAAAGATGAAACGCGCCCGTTTGGTGTAAATAATATTGTTTTCCCATCTGTCGGTATGCCACATGTACTGCAAGAATTACAGGGGTTACCAACGCCTGTTACTCATGAAGTAGAAGAGCATGGCCACAAGGTTACGAAAATAGTAGGCACTGAAACAGATGGTTCTGGTGAAATGAGTACAGATGAGTACGACCACGCAGTAAGAGATATTACTAATTTCTTAGCTTATGTGGGCGAACCATCACGCTTGGAATCAGAAGCAATCGGTATTAAGGTAATTGGATTCTTATTTATTCTATTTATCTTAGCGTTCTTACTGAAAAAAGAATACTGGAGAGATGTTCATTAA
- the sspA gene encoding stringent starvation protein SspA, whose product MAVAANKRPVMTLFSGENCMYSHQVRIVLAEKGVSVDIHMAEKENLPEALHEINPYGTVPTLIDRELGLYQANIIMEYLDERFPHPPLMPVYPVMRGRSRLMMHRIDTDWYSLANTIYQGGADASQARKELTEALLSVAPFFKEAPYFMSEEFSLVDCYLAPLLWRLPELEIELIGAGSKELKEYMMRLFERESFQASLTEAEREIRL is encoded by the coding sequence ATGGCTGTTGCTGCCAATAAACGCCCTGTAATGACTCTTTTTTCTGGCGAAAACTGTATGTATAGCCATCAAGTACGTATCGTACTTGCAGAAAAAGGTGTAAGTGTAGATATTCATATGGCTGAGAAGGAAAATCTGCCAGAAGCGCTACACGAAATTAACCCTTACGGCACAGTTCCTACTTTAATTGATCGTGAATTAGGACTTTACCAGGCAAACATCATCATGGAGTACCTTGATGAACGTTTTCCACACCCTCCATTAATGCCAGTTTATCCAGTGATGCGTGGTCGCAGTCGTTTAATGATGCACCGTATTGACACGGATTGGTATTCTTTGGCCAACACAATCTATCAAGGTGGTGCTGATGCATCACAAGCTCGTAAAGAGTTAACTGAAGCACTGTTAAGTGTTGCTCCTTTCTTTAAAGAAGCGCCTTATTTCATGAGTGAAGAATTCAGCCTAGTAGACTGTTATTTAGCACCGCTATTATGGCGTTTGCCTGAGCTTGAAATTGAGCTTATCGGTGCAGGAAGCAAAGAGCTTAAAGAATATATGATGCGCTTATTTGAGCGTGAGTCATTCCAAGCATCTTTGACTGAAGCTGAACGTGAAATTCGTTT